The genomic stretch TTTGCTTTTGAAAAAATCAGCCGGCTGCTGGAACAGCGCCTGCATGAAACCATTCTTGAAATCAATCTGCAGGCCATTGTGCATAACCTGAAGCTGTTTCAGCGCTTTCTCAGACCCGGTGTGCAGATGATGGCAGTCGTAAAAGCCTTTTCTTATGGCAGTGGCAGCGTGGAAATTGCTAGCTTGCTAGCCTATCATGGCGTGCATTACCTGGCAGTAGCCTATGCCGATGAAGGAATTGCCCTGCGCAAGGGCGGCATTCGCTTGCCCATACTGGTGATGAATCCGGAGCCGGGAAGTTTTCAGGCTATGATTCAGTGGAATCTCGAGCCGGAGATTTTTACACTTACACAGCTCAGGCAATTTGTCCGGGAGGTGCAACAGGCAGGACAGACCGGATTCCCAATTCATCTGAAGCTTGATACCGGCATGCATCGGCTGGGGTTTGAGCCGACACAGCTGCCTGCTCTTGTGGAGGCTTTGCAGCAGATGCACCCCTACATTCGCGTAGCCAGCGTGTTCAGCCATTTTGCAGCCAGCGAAGACCCGGCACAAGACAGCTTTACCGCCCGGCAGGCAGAGTTGTTCGAATCCATGAGTCAGCAGCTGCTGCAGGCCCTGCCCTATCCTGTAAAACGTCATCTGGGCAACAGTGCTGCCATCCATCGCCATCCGCAATGGCAATATGATATGGTGCGGCTGGGCATCGGCTTGTATGGCGTCGACAGTGACCCGGAAATCCAGAAGCAACTCCAGCCGGTAGCAACCCTCAAAACCACCATCGCACAAATTAAACATCTGATGCCCGGCGAATCCGTTGGCTATGGCCGGGCTGCCAGGATAGAAAAGCCCACCACCATTGCCACCGTGCGCATCGGCTATGCCGATGGTTACCCACGCCGCCTAAGCCATGGAAAGGCCTGGATGCTTGTACATGGCCAACAGGCCCCTACCATCGGATGGATTTGCATGGATATGCTGATGCTCGATGTGTCGGGCATTCCCGATGTCAGAGAAGGAGATGAAGTGATTGTATTTGGTGAAGCATTGCCTATCCAGCAACTGGCGCGCTGGGCCGATACAATTCCCTATGAAATGATGACTACCATTTCCCAACGTGTCAAAAGGGTGTACTACCAGGAATAATCATAAGCGGTAGGTTGTATCATTCACCTTCGCAAAACGAAGCATAGCAGAGCCTCCCCCTTTTTTGTCATTCACCTGAAAGAAATAAATACCGGGAGAGAGATGTTTCAGATCGGTGGCAAACAGATTATTCCCTTGTTTTAAATTCACCAGATAAGATTGCCATATTTTGCCATTTAGATCAACCAGCGTAATATTGGCAATGGAAGCCTGTGGCGAAATAATGGCAAAATGCACCTGCCGGGTGCTGTCCACATACAAATTACCGATCATCAGCGAGGTAATTGGTTTATTGATTGCTGCGGCCGAAGTATAATAAAGTCTGCCACTTGCATCCTGTTCGGCTATCCGATAGTAAATTTTTCCTCCAATAGGTTTGGGATCGTCAAAATAGTAATGTTGCACGGCCTGACCACCGACACCCGTCGTTTGACCAATGGCTACAAAATGCGTACTATCCAACGATCGCTGAATGATAAACTTTTCACCGGCAGGAGCATTGCGGGTTATCCAGTGCAGATGAACCACCTCCTCTGTTGCATTATAATCAGCAGAAAAACCAATCACAGTGGGAGGTCGCAGCGCCACTCCCATGGATAATCCCATCCACACGACATACATCATAAGCTTGCCCATGGCGCAAAGCTACAGCTTTGCCATTTTTCATTTTTTATGAAAAAGGTTAAATTTAACCCGTCAATTGTAAACCTTGTTTAAAAAACCGTTCTGACATGTCATACCCCTACCAGATCCGAACATTTGAAGAATATCAGAAAGCGTATCAAAAAAGCGTGCAAGACCCGGAAGGCTTTTGGGCCGAGATTGCAACACATTTTACCTGGCATAAAAAATGGGATCGTGTGCTGGAATGGGATTTCAAAGGCCCGGGTGCACCTATTGTAAAATGGTTTATCAACGGCAAGCTGAATATCACGGAAAATTGCCTGGACCGACATTTGCCTACCCGGGGCCATCAGCCTGCCATCATTTGGGAACCCAACGATCCGGAAGAACACTATCGGGTGCTCACTTATCAGCAGTTGCATGATAAAGTATGCCAGTTTGCCCAGGTTTTGAAAAACAACGGCGTAAAGAAAGGAGATCGGGTGTGTATTTACATGGGCATGATTCCTGAACTGCCCATTGCCATGCTGGCCTGTGCGCGTATCGGAGCTATTCATTCTGTTGTATTTGGTGGTTTTTCAGCGCAATCCATCGCCGATCGGATCAATGATGCTCAGTGTTCGGTAGTAATTACCTGCGATGGTGCTTTCCGGGGCAACAAGGATGTACCCCTGAAATCTATTGTAGATGATGCGTTGGTACAATGTCCGACTGTAAAACGGGTAATTGTATATACCCGTACCCGTACACCGGTATCTATGATCAAAGGACGCGACGTGTGGTGGGAAGATGAACTGAAAATCGTGGAAACACAGGGTAATCCTGATTGTCCGGCCGAAATAATGGATGCCGAAGATCCGTTGTATATCCTTTATACCTCGGGTTCTACCGGTAAGCCCAAAGGAGTGTTGCATACCACAGCTGGCTACATGATTTACACTAATTACACGTTTGTCAACGTGTTTAATTATCAGCCCGGCGAAATTTATTTCTGCACAGCCGATATCGGATGGGTAACAGGTCATAGCTACATTCTCTATGGTCCTCTTTCTGCCGGTGCCACCACACTGATGTTTGAAGGGATCCCCACTTGGCCCGATGCAGGCCGTTTCTGGGATATTGTAGACAAACACCGAGTCAATATTCTCTATACCGCACCCACGGCTATCCGCTCACTGATGGCACATGGCCTGGATTTTGTCAAAAACAAAAAACTCGATACCCTGCGCGTCTTGGGCAGCGTGGGTGAACCCATCAATGAGGAAGCCTGGGAATGGTTTTATGAACATATCGGCAAAAAACGTTGCCCCATCGTTGATACCTGGTGGCAAACCGAAACCGGTGGCATCCTGATTTCACCTATTGCCACTGTAACTCCCCTGCGCCCCTCCTACGCTACTCTTCCCCTGCCCGGTGTACAACCAGCTGTGATGGACGAAAAAGGCCAAGAAATCCAGACACCTGAAGCCACTGGTAATCTTTGTATCAAATTCCCCTGGCCCGGCATGTTCCGTACCACCTGGGGTGATCATGAACGCTGCCGCAAAACCTACTTTGATCCCTACCCCGGTTATTATTTTACCGGCGATGGTTGCATCCGTGAAAAAGATAGCTATTACCGTATCACCGGACGCGTGGACGATGTGCTGAATGTAAGCGGCCATCGCATAGGCACGGCAGAAATTGAAAATGCCATCAACATGCACAGCGATGTAGTGGAAAGCGCCGTGGTAGGCTTCCCGCATCCTATTAAGGGTCAGGGTATCTACGCTTTTGTGATTTGTACCCACCTGGATGATCCGGAACTAACACGAAAAGATATTCTGGAAACTGTTTCCCGTGTAATCGGCCCCATTGCAAAACCTGACAAGATTCAGTTTGTAAAGAATCTGCCCAAAACCCGAAGCGGTAAAATCATGCGCCGCATCCTGCGTAAAATTGCAGAGGGAGAAATGGAAAACTTTGGCGATACTACATCCCTGCTCGATCCATCGGTGGTAGAAGAAATCAAACAGGGACGCCTGGCCATGAGTTAATAAATTGTGCTATTCATCTGCTCTGGACTTATTCCCTTGCATACAAGAAATGTTGCGAGGGAATTTTTTTTGAAACTATCAGTTTGGATCCTGATGATCATCCTACATCATTTTAACGGAAATTCTTTCCAGGATTAAATTTCTTTCATCTTAGCTACAAACGGTAGCATGCATTTTTGTATTTTTTGGATCTGCAGGATATCCCATCGTTTTTGTTTTTGAAAATAAAATAGCATGAGCCCTTCATCTTCATGTTTTCATTTCACAGACGCAAAACATTATTTAATTCGTTTAATGCTTACTTTGTGAAAGAAACTTTGTGAATATGATTTTCCGGAAAAACAAATGGAAAATGCTGGGTGCGGGTTTGCTGCTCGGTTTGGCCGGCATGGGTATATGGGCCTTGCGGACGGACGATAAATATTTTGAGATCATCAAAAGCCTAGACATTTATGCCAGCGTGCTTCGTGATCTGAATACGTATTATGTGGATAGCCTCTCTCCTTTTTCCCTGATGCGTACCAGTGTAGATGCCATGACAGGCTCGCTGGACCCTTATACCACATTTTATCCGCAGGAAGATGTAGGCGACCTTACTTTTCAGACAACCGGAAAATACGGAGGAACGGGCATATCCATCCGTCGGGAGGATGATCATATACTTATCACCGATGTGTTGCAAGACAGCCCTGCCGGCCTGGGCGGATTAAGACCCGGCGATCGCATTGAAAATATTGATGGCCGCGAAGTGGACAGTCTTTCCGAAGATACAGTGAGCAATCTGCTACGGGGTGTGCCAGGCACCTCTGTGATCATGCGCATTTACAGACCTTATCTGCAACAACGATTTACAGTGAAATTGGTGCGGGCCGAAATTGGCCTCCGCAGCGTACCCTATGCATTCCGACTTGCAGACGGGATGGGCTATATCCGCCTCCAGCAGTTTACGCAAGGTTGCAGCCGGCAGGTAAAACAGGCGCTGGATTCCCTGAAAAATCTCCCTGGTGGCTTGCAGGGACTCATCATTGATTTGCGGGGCAATCCGGGCGGCCTTCTGGAAGAAGCCGTAAAAACAGCTAACCTGTTCATCGATCCCGGACAAACCATTGTGAGCATCCGCGGGCGCATACAAGCTTGGAACCAGACCTATCGCACCACAGAACGGGCCGACGATGATAGCATACCACTGGCCGTGCTTATCAATCACCAGTCGGCTTCTGCTGCTGAGATTTTGGCCGGTGCCCTGCAGGATCTGGACAGAGCTGTGATTATCGGACAGAGATCCTATGGCAAAGGACTGGTGCAAACCACGTATGATTTACCCTATGACACCAAAATGAAAATTACCACTGCCCGCTATTATACGCCCAGTGGCCGCTGCATTCAGGCCGTGACCTATTCCCATCAGGGCGATATATTGCAACAGGATTATATACCCGACTCTTTGCGGCAAAGCTATAAAACTGCTCATGGCCGTATCGTGAAAGGCGGTGGTGGTATAGAACCCGATATTCCCCTCAGGCAACAGCATCTGAGTGAAATTGCAGAGGATCTGCTGGTCCATCATATGATTTTCGATTACGCTACCCGTTATTTTTATGCACATGAAAAACCCGCTTCACCAGACAATCTGATACTCACAGACCGTGATTATACATCCTTCCTCGAATTTCTTCAGGAAAAAAATTATCATTTTCAATCCAATGCATCCCAGCTGCTCGATCAGTTTACGGATCAGGTGCAGATGTCCGGCTGGTGGGAACAACTGCGCCAGCAGACAGATTCACTTCGCCGCACATTGAATCAGATCGAAACAAAACAATTGCTTGCCCATCGTGAAGAAATTATGCAATTGCTGAAAGCTGAAATTGCTGATCGCTACTGGCCGCAGCAAGGTGAATGGCTGGTTTCTCTGCAATCTGATGAAATCATTCTTAAAACCATTCATATCCTGCGCGATCAGAAAAGTTATCGTGCCTTGCTTATGCCTGCATCATCCGACATTGCACATACTCATTAGAACATCCGAAGGATTTGTTGATCCATTTCGAAAACAACATCCATTTATTCATATTGTCTTCCCACTCATCAATAGGTTGTACTTTATCTTTGGAAAATGAAAGCAGGATTGACAGCTTTTTCTTTCCATACAAACAGGCAAATAATTAGGAGTATTTACTGGCTTGGGGTATGGATATGCATGATAGGTGGCATGGCACTTCCGTCGTATGCCCAACGCCCATTTATCCGGCTTCAGCAGCCCGGCCGTATCACGCTGGTTGTGCACGATAGTGTGCAATATATTTCCGGTGCTACCTGCAAAGGCTGCCAGCTTATTGTACAGGATACACCCGTTAGGGTATATACCACAGGAGGTTTTGCAGCACGGGTGTATTTGCATGCCGGTGAAAACCCGATTGTGTTGCAAGCCCGCAACAAAGAAGGACTTGCATATAATCTGCAGATTGTTTACCGTTATGAACCTCCCCAACCGATTGCTGTCAGGGATTTTGCCATTGCCCGCATCTATACCAACCCTGGTGTTACCAGCTGGCTGGCTCCTGGCGATATCATCCACATCAGAGTTATCGCTCAAGCTGGTTGCAAGGCTTTTTGGTTGCATCATCTTCCTTTAACCGAAATGGTAAACCAAGAAGATAGCCTGGCAGGCATATACGAAGGAAATTATCAGGTATCTGCTACAGATCTGCTGAACGGCCCTATTCAGATCATGCTGCAAAATGCTGCAGGCCAGACGATCACCGCCTACACACCAAATGCTTTTTATACCTGGCCTGCATCTGCAGTGGTTGGGAAAACAACGGGAGACAGGCCTTTTATGCAATACAGCCTCGGGGAAGATCGCCTGGGTGCAGCCAAACGCAGCTATCTCGATACCGGAATCTGTATGCAGGTCGATGGCCAGTTTGGTGATTTCTATCGGGTAAAACTCGCACCCGACCAACATGCCTATGTGCCTGTCGAAAATCTGCAACTATTACCTGAAGGCACGCCTATACCGCATGCCACTCTTGGAAGCTGGAAAGTTTGGGGTGATAGCCTGTATGATTATGTGCAGATCCAGACTGGCATACGACTGCCATACGATGTGCAGATTTACGATCATCCTGGGCAAATCATTGTTCGCCTCTACGGAGCCGTATCCAATACCAACTGGATATTTCAGTATTTATCCGTCAAAGAAATCAGCCAGGTGCATTTGCATACGGTGGCCGACGGCGTGGTGGAAGCCCATATCAACCTGAAACATCCGCAGCCCTGGGGCTGTATTTTGCAATATGCAGGCTCTGCTTTGGTGGTAAAAGTAAAACGCCAGCCAGCTAACCTAAACCTTGCACATCTCCGCATCGCCATTGATGCCGGCCATGGCGGTAGCAATACCGGAGCCACGGGCCCTACCGGCGCAAAGGAGAAAGACCTTACCTTGCTCCTTGCCAAAGAGCTCAATGCTGCCCTTCAACATGCAGGCGTGCAAACCATCATGACTCGTACCAACGATACCAGCCTTTCCATGCAGGAACGGGAAAATCTGTTGTACCAGGCCGATCCCGACCTGTTGCTCAGCATTCATCTTAATGCATCGAACAATCCCATCGATATCTCGGGCACCAGTACCTATTACCATTACGCGGGTTTCCGCCCGTTAAGCCTTGCCATTTACCATCGCTTGGTAGCAACGGGACTGCAGGAATTCGGCAATATTGGCAACTTCAACTTTGCGCTTAACGGATTAACAGATTTCCCCAATGCGTTGATTGAAGTAGCCTTCCTAACAAACCCGGCCGACGAAGCCCGTATCCTGAATCCTGCATTCCGAGAAAAAATCATCCATGCTATCATTTCCGGACTAAAGGATTTTCTGGATGAGTGTAAAAAGTAACCCATGCGTAAAAAATCTGATTTTTGTCCACCATTTCGATGGGCAATCCCTTAACTTTGTCCAAATTGCCTCTCAGGTATGCATCCCGACGTAGAAGCTTTTCACACATACCGACAGCGGATGAATGAGCTCATCCTGAGCAAACAAAACAAGGTGATTAACCGGCTGTTCAATCTGGATACCAATACCTATCAGGATGGAGCTTTGCCGGCAAAAGTCAAGGAAATGCTGGGGCTTGTAGCCAGCATGGTGTTGCGCTGTGATGATTGCATCAAATATCATCTTGGCAAATGCAAGGAACTGGGTGTAACCACGGAAGAAATGTATGAAATCTTTGCCGTAGCCAATATTGTAGGGGGTACAATTGTAATTCCGCATACGCGCCGGGCTGCAGAATACTGGGAAGCCCTGCAGCAATAACACCATGATATAAAATATTCCATAACGCCAAACGTTTTACCATCAATCAATTTTAAAGAATTATGGACACAACAGCTGTGCAGACGCCTCAATCCCTGACTCCGAAGGATTTTGCCACTGATCAGGAAGTGCGCTGGTGCCCGGGTTGCGGCGATTATTCGATTCTCAAGCAGGTGCAAACCGTAATGCCTACGCTGGGTATTCCAAGGGAAAACATCGTAATTATCTCAGGCATTGGTTGTTCTTCACGTTTCCCTTATTACATGAATACTTATGGCATGCACTCCATTCATGGCCGTGCTACTGCCATTGCTTCTGGCCTGAAAGCCTGCCGGCCTGAACTCAGCGTATGGATTGTAACGGGCGATGGTGACGGCCTTTCTATCGGTGCCGGACATATGGTACATATCCTGCGTCGCAATTTCGATGTCAATATTTTGTTGTTTAACAATCAGATTTACGGGTTGACAAAAGGGCAATATTCACCCACTTCTGAAGAAAACAAAATTACCAAATCCACACCCTACGGCAGCATTGACCATCCCTTCAATCCGGCTGCACTGGCCCTGGGAGCCGATGCCACCTTTGTAGCCCGCAGCATGGATCGCGATCCCAAACACCTGCAGGAGATGCTGAAACGGGCACATGCCCATAAAGGTGCTTCGTTCCTAGAAATATACCAGAACTGCAATATCTTCAACGACGGCGCCTTTGAAATCTTTACAGAAAAGGCCACCAAAGCCGATGAGACCATTTTTCTGGAACACGGTAAACCTTTGCTTTTTGGTGCCCAGCGAAATAAAGGTATTCGCTTGGATGGCCTGAAACCCGTTGTGGTAAGCCTCGATGATGGCTATTCAGCCGATGACCTGTGGATACACGATGAACATGATCTTTATAAAGCCCAGATGCTGGTGCGTCTGTTCGACGATCCATCTGTCGAAGGTCACTTCCCAAGGCCTTTTGGCGTATTCTACGAAACACAACGGCCCAGCTATGAAGAGCTGATGCAACAGCAAATTGAAATGGCAAAAGGAAAATATGGTGTGGGTGATCTGGATAAACTGCTGGCCGGCAGCGAAACCTGGACCATCAATTAACAGACTTTTCTAACCGGTTTATTTTTTAAAAAAATTTCAGGCGCACAAGTAAATATTTTGTGCGCCTGATTTATTTGTACCGGGTTTATACCAAAAGTAA from Thermoflavifilum aggregans encodes the following:
- a CDS encoding S41 family peptidase, giving the protein MIFRKNKWKMLGAGLLLGLAGMGIWALRTDDKYFEIIKSLDIYASVLRDLNTYYVDSLSPFSLMRTSVDAMTGSLDPYTTFYPQEDVGDLTFQTTGKYGGTGISIRREDDHILITDVLQDSPAGLGGLRPGDRIENIDGREVDSLSEDTVSNLLRGVPGTSVIMRIYRPYLQQRFTVKLVRAEIGLRSVPYAFRLADGMGYIRLQQFTQGCSRQVKQALDSLKNLPGGLQGLIIDLRGNPGGLLEEAVKTANLFIDPGQTIVSIRGRIQAWNQTYRTTERADDDSIPLAVLINHQSASAAEILAGALQDLDRAVIIGQRSYGKGLVQTTYDLPYDTKMKITTARYYTPSGRCIQAVTYSHQGDILQQDYIPDSLRQSYKTAHGRIVKGGGGIEPDIPLRQQHLSEIAEDLLVHHMIFDYATRYFYAHEKPASPDNLILTDRDYTSFLEFLQEKNYHFQSNASQLLDQFTDQVQMSGWWEQLRQQTDSLRRTLNQIETKQLLAHREEIMQLLKAEIADRYWPQQGEWLVSLQSDEIILKTIHILRDQKSYRALLMPASSDIAHTH
- a CDS encoding N-acetylmuramoyl-L-alanine amidase family protein is translated as MKAGLTAFSFHTNRQIIRSIYWLGVWICMIGGMALPSYAQRPFIRLQQPGRITLVVHDSVQYISGATCKGCQLIVQDTPVRVYTTGGFAARVYLHAGENPIVLQARNKEGLAYNLQIVYRYEPPQPIAVRDFAIARIYTNPGVTSWLAPGDIIHIRVIAQAGCKAFWLHHLPLTEMVNQEDSLAGIYEGNYQVSATDLLNGPIQIMLQNAAGQTITAYTPNAFYTWPASAVVGKTTGDRPFMQYSLGEDRLGAAKRSYLDTGICMQVDGQFGDFYRVKLAPDQHAYVPVENLQLLPEGTPIPHATLGSWKVWGDSLYDYVQIQTGIRLPYDVQIYDHPGQIIVRLYGAVSNTNWIFQYLSVKEISQVHLHTVADGVVEAHINLKHPQPWGCILQYAGSALVVKVKRQPANLNLAHLRIAIDAGHGGSNTGATGPTGAKEKDLTLLLAKELNAALQHAGVQTIMTRTNDTSLSMQERENLLYQADPDLLLSIHLNASNNPIDISGTSTYYHYAGFRPLSLAIYHRLVATGLQEFGNIGNFNFALNGLTDFPNALIEVAFLTNPADEARILNPAFREKIIHAIISGLKDFLDECKK
- a CDS encoding T9SS type A sorting domain-containing protein, which encodes MGKLMMYVVWMGLSMGVALRPPTVIGFSADYNATEEVVHLHWITRNAPAGEKFIIQRSLDSTHFVAIGQTTGVGGQAVQHYYFDDPKPIGGKIYYRIAEQDASGRLYYTSAAAINKPITSLMIGNLYVDSTRQVHFAIISPQASIANITLVDLNGKIWQSYLVNLKQGNNLFATDLKHLSPGIYFFQVNDKKGGGSAMLRFAKVNDTTYRL
- a CDS encoding 2-oxoacid:ferredoxin oxidoreductase subunit beta; its protein translation is MDTTAVQTPQSLTPKDFATDQEVRWCPGCGDYSILKQVQTVMPTLGIPRENIVIISGIGCSSRFPYYMNTYGMHSIHGRATAIASGLKACRPELSVWIVTGDGDGLSIGAGHMVHILRRNFDVNILLFNNQIYGLTKGQYSPTSEENKITKSTPYGSIDHPFNPAALALGADATFVARSMDRDPKHLQEMLKRAHAHKGASFLEIYQNCNIFNDGAFEIFTEKATKADETIFLEHGKPLLFGAQRNKGIRLDGLKPVVVSLDDGYSADDLWIHDEHDLYKAQMLVRLFDDPSVEGHFPRPFGVFYETQRPSYEELMQQQIEMAKGKYGVGDLDKLLAGSETWTIN
- the acs gene encoding acetate--CoA ligase translates to MSYPYQIRTFEEYQKAYQKSVQDPEGFWAEIATHFTWHKKWDRVLEWDFKGPGAPIVKWFINGKLNITENCLDRHLPTRGHQPAIIWEPNDPEEHYRVLTYQQLHDKVCQFAQVLKNNGVKKGDRVCIYMGMIPELPIAMLACARIGAIHSVVFGGFSAQSIADRINDAQCSVVITCDGAFRGNKDVPLKSIVDDALVQCPTVKRVIVYTRTRTPVSMIKGRDVWWEDELKIVETQGNPDCPAEIMDAEDPLYILYTSGSTGKPKGVLHTTAGYMIYTNYTFVNVFNYQPGEIYFCTADIGWVTGHSYILYGPLSAGATTLMFEGIPTWPDAGRFWDIVDKHRVNILYTAPTAIRSLMAHGLDFVKNKKLDTLRVLGSVGEPINEEAWEWFYEHIGKKRCPIVDTWWQTETGGILISPIATVTPLRPSYATLPLPGVQPAVMDEKGQEIQTPEATGNLCIKFPWPGMFRTTWGDHERCRKTYFDPYPGYYFTGDGCIREKDSYYRITGRVDDVLNVSGHRIGTAEIENAINMHSDVVESAVVGFPHPIKGQGIYAFVICTHLDDPELTRKDILETVSRVIGPIAKPDKIQFVKNLPKTRSGKIMRRILRKIAEGEMENFGDTTSLLDPSVVEEIKQGRLAMS
- a CDS encoding carboxymuconolactone decarboxylase family protein; protein product: MHPDVEAFHTYRQRMNELILSKQNKVINRLFNLDTNTYQDGALPAKVKEMLGLVASMVLRCDDCIKYHLGKCKELGVTTEEMYEIFAVANIVGGTIVIPHTRRAAEYWEALQQ